One window from the genome of Gimesia aquarii encodes:
- a CDS encoding vWA domain-containing protein — MAHARDYSAFFTSLIVHAVILLGMAMIHHQITDSQPEVAIETIFDDVRDQAEFEQVLETNLTVSENLSVTSGGTVSTNVGASTAPTISSQKIEKSESLKEPEIKISAGEITAPGDDILGEDLGVGEVTGEVGAVVDGYGPAMSRISKEMIRIMRDERALVVWLFDESESMRDDQKEVYDNFNKIYAELGIATKQDAKARSRDQALLTAILSFGKTVRVHTEKPTADLKKIQEAITKIPVDASGLENMCQAIAATIDKYTVLARKTDRRLCIILVTDESGDDGDKVEEAITRAKRADAPIYILGRESVFGYPYARQVWIDPKYKLKHWLDVNRGPETAFPEAMQYDGLHRRWDSFSAGFGPYEQMRIARETGGIFFVLPGKEKNLAGAGKSLARRFRFQDTKVYQPLLLSRRDYDAARSASKFRTGIWKVIVTLNPHKDNQLNIKEHSYPIQKKDFYDIGSKEVPKAIRAMGLLQKSVDILESIKPLRAQEKSQRWRAAYDLTLAQCLAYRVRLFQFCLAMDQHAKNMPAPKKKESNVWHVVRGKKMLPPDPAQVKLTKVSVENLNQQLKKAEAQYKQVIKEHAATPWAQRAQFELNQGFGMSFKESFRDPRYDKFGKDKEIKLPKL, encoded by the coding sequence ATGGCTCACGCGCGAGACTATTCAGCTTTTTTCACATCTTTGATCGTACACGCGGTGATTCTGCTGGGTATGGCGATGATCCATCATCAGATTACCGATAGTCAGCCCGAAGTCGCGATTGAGACCATCTTTGATGATGTACGAGACCAGGCAGAATTTGAACAGGTTCTGGAAACAAATTTAACCGTTTCTGAAAACCTGAGTGTCACATCCGGTGGAACGGTTTCGACCAATGTAGGTGCCTCGACTGCCCCTACCATATCCTCACAAAAGATTGAAAAGTCAGAGAGCCTGAAAGAACCTGAAATCAAAATCAGTGCTGGTGAGATCACGGCACCCGGTGATGATATTTTAGGTGAAGATCTTGGCGTTGGCGAAGTGACCGGTGAAGTGGGAGCCGTCGTTGATGGATACGGCCCAGCCATGAGTCGTATTTCGAAAGAAATGATCCGTATTATGCGTGATGAAAGGGCTCTGGTGGTCTGGTTATTTGATGAATCAGAAAGCATGAGAGACGACCAGAAAGAAGTCTACGACAATTTCAATAAGATTTATGCCGAGTTGGGAATTGCTACGAAACAAGACGCCAAGGCTCGCTCCCGCGACCAGGCTTTGCTGACTGCGATTCTGAGCTTTGGTAAAACGGTGCGTGTACACACTGAGAAGCCAACAGCCGATTTGAAGAAGATTCAAGAAGCCATTACAAAAATTCCGGTTGATGCATCTGGACTGGAGAATATGTGCCAGGCAATTGCGGCTACTATTGACAAGTATACCGTGCTGGCAAGAAAGACAGATCGTAGACTATGTATTATACTTGTGACGGATGAATCAGGCGACGATGGTGATAAAGTCGAAGAGGCCATTACCCGTGCTAAGCGTGCCGACGCTCCGATTTATATTTTGGGACGAGAATCGGTTTTTGGGTATCCTTATGCACGTCAAGTTTGGATTGATCCCAAATACAAACTAAAACATTGGCTTGATGTGAACCGCGGACCGGAAACTGCGTTCCCTGAGGCAATGCAGTACGATGGTTTACACAGACGCTGGGATAGCTTTTCAGCTGGTTTTGGTCCTTATGAACAGATGCGAATTGCTCGTGAAACTGGGGGAATTTTCTTTGTCTTGCCTGGAAAAGAAAAAAACCTGGCAGGAGCGGGTAAGAGTTTGGCGCGTCGCTTCCGATTTCAGGACACGAAAGTATATCAGCCTTTGTTACTCTCCCGCCGTGATTATGACGCAGCCCGCAGTGCAAGCAAGTTTCGCACAGGTATCTGGAAAGTGATCGTCACGCTCAATCCGCATAAAGATAATCAATTAAATATCAAAGAACATAGCTACCCGATTCAAAAGAAAGATTTCTATGATATTGGAAGTAAAGAAGTACCAAAAGCGATTCGTGCGATGGGGTTGCTACAGAAATCGGTTGATATTCTGGAATCGATCAAACCTTTGCGTGCACAGGAAAAATCACAACGTTGGAGAGCCGCTTATGATTTAACGCTGGCACAATGCTTGGCGTATCGAGTGCGTCTATTCCAGTTTTGTCTGGCGATGGACCAGCACGCCAAAAATATGCCTGCCCCTAAGAAAAAAGAAAGCAACGTCTGGCATGTAGTACGTGGTAAGAAAATGCTGCCCCCCGATCCAGCACAAGTTAAGCTGACTAAAGTCAGTGTGGAAAATTTGAATCAGCAGTTAAAGAAAGCAGAAGCACAATACAAGCAAGTCATCAAAGAACATGCAGCAACTCCCTGGGCACAGCGAGCGCAATTTGAATTAAACCAGGGATTTGGAATGTCTTTCAAAGAGTCGTTTCGTGACCCGCGATATGATAAATTTGGTAAAGACAAAGAGATTAAGCTTCCAAAATTATAA
- a CDS encoding HD domain-containing protein: protein MNREIQFDLLWYHVKQRSQCKSHCFHGFDHWMRVLRNGRVLASRTGADNDIVELFALFHDSCRWSDSTDPGHGARGAELARQLRGDLYELNDEDFDRLHYACTWHQDQDFSDDPTIGTCWDADRLDLGRVGIIPDPQLLNTKFAKQLAYETNLEEALVTYYNNLYGAFNPHSESSREN, encoded by the coding sequence ATGAATCGTGAAATTCAATTCGATCTTCTATGGTACCATGTAAAACAACGATCTCAGTGCAAATCGCATTGTTTTCATGGATTCGACCACTGGATGCGTGTGTTACGCAATGGACGAGTTCTTGCCTCACGAACCGGTGCGGACAATGATATTGTGGAACTATTTGCTTTGTTTCATGATTCCTGCCGCTGGTCGGATAGTACCGATCCGGGGCATGGTGCTCGTGGTGCCGAACTGGCTCGCCAGCTTCGAGGCGATCTCTACGAACTGAATGACGAAGATTTTGATCGGCTACACTATGCCTGTACGTGGCATCAAGATCAAGACTTCAGTGATGACCCTACAATTGGTACCTGTTGGGATGCAGACAGATTAGATTTGGGAAGAGTCGGAATCATTCCTGACCCTCAACTTTTGAACACAAAATTCGCGAAGCAACTGGCTTACGAAACCAACCTGGAAGAGGCTCTGGTCACTTATTACAACAACCTTTATGGTGCTTTTAACCCCCATTCTGAATCATCGCGTGAAAATTGA
- a CDS encoding vWA domain-containing protein → MSIVNPTRDVHVEEIVDVESQSWLNMKEVPAWFISLGVHLVILFILASITRITLLDSENAIISSIEEISPDIYKLDPTIQDVVGTAGDTTMLSPSMAAAPETSREQQEALKSQLENDIETPEPVFDDALTQPAKEELTAAVEVTGETDRPGGVAGAIDRLTLEIAAAAKEKKLLVVWLFDVSPSVTKRRNEIADRFENVYKQLGILEATEDENSLKTAVAAFGAKTEIITKDPVSDVKEVVSKIRSIKEDITGDENVFGAVNMVTKRWLAYKRQSRRNMMIIVVTDEAGTDAEDNLEIAIKDAKRNGIKCYVVGNAAPFGQREVIIPNFPIEPGVTVAAVSETGPETLAPERIKLPFWGTNTSDIRQLSSGYGPYGLTRLCAETNGIFFITQDTTEKGVKFESADMRDYHPDYISIRDYDKRVRMNMAKASLVRTAMATRATKRRLPIPTLRFPANNDNVLRQAITAAQKPVSELDYGLNELQVMLEQGLNDRKKITEPRWRANYDLALGRVLAMRVRTHGYNTVLAEMKSNPKAFKDKANNSWQLVAAKDVRSSPSVRKIAKQANALLNGIIDEHPGTPWAYLAAKELNTPLGWTWKEFKQNLDSSGNRVRTQSPRFAEEDRKRREALKKRGVKGNQPLKI, encoded by the coding sequence GTGAGTATCGTCAATCCTACCAGGGACGTTCATGTCGAGGAAATTGTAGACGTTGAATCCCAAAGCTGGTTGAACATGAAAGAAGTGCCTGCCTGGTTTATCAGTTTGGGCGTGCATTTGGTGATCTTGTTTATTCTCGCAAGCATCACACGAATCACATTGCTCGATTCAGAGAATGCGATCATTTCTTCCATCGAAGAAATCAGTCCTGATATTTATAAACTCGACCCGACGATTCAAGATGTAGTTGGAACTGCCGGTGATACGACAATGCTGTCACCTTCGATGGCCGCCGCTCCTGAAACGTCCCGAGAGCAGCAGGAAGCGCTAAAAAGCCAACTCGAAAACGATATTGAAACGCCTGAACCTGTCTTTGACGATGCACTGACTCAACCTGCCAAGGAAGAGTTGACGGCGGCCGTCGAAGTCACTGGTGAAACAGACCGTCCAGGCGGCGTAGCAGGAGCCATTGACCGTTTGACATTAGAAATTGCTGCTGCTGCCAAAGAGAAAAAATTACTTGTCGTCTGGTTGTTTGATGTTTCTCCCTCAGTGACCAAGCGTCGCAATGAAATCGCAGACCGCTTCGAAAATGTCTACAAGCAGTTGGGAATCCTAGAAGCCACTGAAGACGAAAACTCGTTGAAAACAGCCGTAGCCGCCTTTGGTGCCAAAACCGAGATTATCACAAAAGATCCTGTGAGTGATGTGAAGGAAGTGGTTTCCAAAATTCGCTCGATTAAAGAAGATATCACGGGTGACGAAAATGTATTTGGTGCTGTCAATATGGTGACCAAACGCTGGCTTGCCTACAAAAGACAAAGTCGTCGCAACATGATGATCATTGTTGTGACTGATGAGGCGGGAACTGACGCCGAAGACAATCTGGAAATCGCGATCAAGGATGCCAAGCGAAATGGGATTAAGTGTTATGTGGTCGGCAACGCAGCGCCCTTTGGTCAACGTGAAGTGATTATTCCTAATTTTCCAATTGAGCCTGGAGTTACTGTAGCAGCTGTATCTGAGACTGGACCAGAGACACTCGCGCCCGAGCGAATTAAACTGCCTTTCTGGGGGACGAACACTTCTGACATTCGTCAGCTTTCCTCCGGCTACGGCCCTTATGGTTTGACACGACTCTGTGCAGAAACGAATGGTATCTTCTTTATTACCCAGGATACAACGGAGAAGGGGGTCAAATTTGAATCGGCTGATATGCGAGACTATCACCCCGATTATATTTCGATCCGTGATTACGATAAACGCGTGCGTATGAATATGGCGAAAGCGTCGTTGGTGCGGACTGCGATGGCGACCCGAGCTACAAAACGCAGGCTGCCAATTCCCACTTTGAGATTCCCAGCCAACAATGACAATGTGCTCAGACAGGCAATCACGGCGGCTCAAAAACCGGTCTCAGAACTGGATTACGGTTTAAACGAATTACAGGTCATGCTTGAGCAAGGCTTGAATGATCGTAAAAAAATTACCGAACCACGCTGGCGTGCCAATTACGACCTGGCGCTAGGTCGGGTATTGGCAATGCGTGTGCGTACACATGGCTATAATACAGTTTTGGCTGAAATGAAAAGCAACCCCAAAGCATTCAAAGATAAAGCCAATAATTCCTGGCAATTGGTCGCTGCGAAAGACGTTCGTTCCAGTCCCTCTGTACGAAAAATTGCCAAGCAGGCCAATGCACTCCTGAATGGCATCATTGATGAGCATCCTGGAACTCCCTGGGCTTATCTGGCTGCCAAAGAGCTCAACACACCTTTAGGTTGGACCTGGAAGGAATTCAAACAAAATCTCGACTCAAGTGGTAATCGAGTCAGAACACAGAGCCCACGTTTTGCTGAAGAAGATCGTAAGAGACGCGAGGCGCTCAAAAAACGAGGGGTGAAAGGGAACCAGCCACTCAAAATCTGA
- a CDS encoding carboxypeptidase regulatory-like domain-containing protein yields MIFRTTSFLRRTSLLLTMIAVLPILTACSPTPEDQPEVGFVTGIVVLDGEPVTGAVVDFAPASGRPSSGITDKEGRYELAYNPTTKGAKIGKHTVRISTQRYIENPDGSTSEQTEIIPEKYNDQSTLTVEVKPGENDFPFSLDKE; encoded by the coding sequence ATGATTTTTCGAACGACTTCTTTTTTAAGACGAACCAGCTTGTTACTCACAATGATCGCAGTACTCCCAATTTTGACAGCTTGTTCCCCTACCCCGGAGGATCAACCTGAAGTAGGCTTTGTAACAGGGATTGTGGTGCTCGACGGCGAACCGGTTACGGGGGCTGTTGTCGATTTTGCTCCAGCAAGCGGACGGCCTTCCTCAGGTATAACGGACAAGGAAGGACGTTACGAGTTAGCCTACAATCCAACAACTAAGGGGGCTAAAATAGGGAAACATACTGTCAGAATTTCGACCCAGCGTTACATCGAAAATCCAGATGGCTCTACCAGCGAACAAACGGAAATCATTCCCGAAAAGTATAATGACCAATCTACACTGACCGTAGAAGTGAAGCCTGGAGAAAATGATTTTCCATTCTCCCTCGATAAAGAATGA
- a CDS encoding DUF456 domain-containing protein, with amino-acid sequence MSFEWLYDLLPVTFYYLMATLLLLANITAWVSILFLVPGNWIVVFLSALFYVFMPVQENNGISLTVLLIAIALAGLGELVEMLGGSAGAAKKGASRRAMILSLLGTFLCSILGAGLATPIVPPLGTIMGAILGGSVGAYMGAYLGEVWKGNQDVDRQEIGRAAFIGRILGVVGKMAIGVIIIVMITVDSFI; translated from the coding sequence ATGTCATTTGAATGGCTCTATGACTTGCTGCCAGTCACCTTCTATTACCTGATGGCAACACTCTTACTGTTGGCGAATATAACGGCATGGGTTTCGATTCTGTTTTTGGTGCCAGGAAACTGGATTGTTGTCTTTCTGTCTGCGTTGTTTTACGTCTTCATGCCAGTTCAGGAAAATAACGGGATTTCGCTGACTGTGTTACTCATTGCGATCGCACTCGCCGGTCTGGGCGAACTGGTTGAGATGCTCGGCGGTTCTGCGGGAGCTGCCAAAAAAGGAGCCAGCCGGCGGGCGATGATTCTTTCGTTGTTAGGTACATTTTTATGTAGCATACTAGGCGCTGGATTAGCCACACCCATTGTACCACCGTTGGGAACAATCATGGGAGCTATATTAGGAGGAAGCGTGGGGGCGTACATGGGTGCCTATCTGGGAGAGGTCTGGAAAGGGAATCAAGATGTCGACCGCCAGGAAATTGGAAGAGCGGCGTTCATCGGTCGGATTCTCGGTGTTGTTGGAAAAATGGCCATCGGCGTAATCATCATCGTTATGATCACTGTTGACTCTTTCATTTGA